A single genomic interval of Mycosarcoma maydis chromosome 8, whole genome shotgun sequence harbors:
- a CDS encoding uncharacterized protein (related to TFB5 - component of general transcription and DNA repair factor TFIIH), which yields MKAYKGMLLTCDAAVKQLILSLDERNRFIIMDLDETHLLISPDRIDWLRAELEVELEKNTYTLEP from the exons ATGAAGGCCTACAAAGGTATGCTCTTGACCTG CGATGCAGCAGTGAAGCAGCTCATCCTATCATTGGACGAACGCAATCGGTTCATCATCATGGACCTCGATGAAACGCATCTGCTCATCTCCCCGGATCGCATCGACTGGCTACGAGCTGAACTTGAAGTAGAG ctcgagaagaatACGTATACGCTCGAACCATAG
- a CDS encoding putative DExD/H-box ATP-dependent RNA helicase DHH1 has product MSASGPAPGQSEAAWKQQITSRLSKDERPQTEDVLNTKGNEFEDYFLKRELLMGIFEAGFERPSPIQEEAIPIALTGRDILARAKNGTGKTAAYVIPSLEKLNTKKNKIQAVLLVPTRELALQTSQVAKTLGKHLGVEVMVTTGGTTLRDDILRLGQTVHLLVGTPGRILDLAGKGVADLSQCTTFVMDEADKLLSPEFTPVMEQLLSFLPKERQVMLFSATFPLIVKDFKDRNMVKPYEINLMDELTLRGVTQYYAFVEERQKVHCLNTLFSKLQINQSIIFCNSTNRVELLAKKITELGYSCFYSHAKMLQAHRNRVFHDFRNGACRNLVCSDLLTRGIDIQAVNVVINFDFPKNAETYLHRIGRSGRFGHLGLAINLITYEDRFNLYRIEQELGTEIQPIPSNIDKRLYVAPSLIQEAEGNNQNGNKQEGRPVIPPGQQAMHAAAIPLNQNFTNTVPHRHRSGGGGGRGGGGGGRGGPHGGVPAQ; this is encoded by the coding sequence ATGTCAGCATCAGGACCAGCGCCAGGCCAGTCCGAAGCCgcttggaagcagcagatTACCTCAAGGCTTTCCAAAGATGAGCGTCCTCAGACCGAAGATGTGCTCAACACAAAAGGCAACGAGTTCGAAGATTACTTTCTCAAACGTGAACTCCTTATGGGCATCTTTGAAGCCGGTTTCGAGCGCCCCTCCCCCATCCAAGAAGAGGCCATCCCGATCGCACTCACCGGTCGCGATATCCTGGCGCGTGCCAAGAACGGTACGGGCAAGACAGCTGCCTATGTCATCCCTTCGCTCGAAAAGCTCAAcaccaagaagaacaaaATTCAGGCCGTCCTTCTGGTGCCCACCCGTGAGCTTGCTCTCCAAACAAGTCAAGTCGCAAAGACGCTCGGAAAGCACCTCGGCGTCGAAGTCATGGTCACCACCGGAGGTACCACGCTTCGCGACGATATTCTCCGTCTCGGACAGACGGTTCACCTGCTTGTTGGTACTCCCGGTCGAATCCTCGACCTGGCCGGCAAGGGCGTCGCCGATCTCAGTCAATGTACCACTTTCGTCATGGATGAAGCCGATAAGCTCCTGTCACCCGAATTCACCCCAGTCatggagcagctgctcagctttcTCCCCAAGGAGAGGCAAGTCATGCTCTTCTCGGCCACGTTCCCACTCATCGTCAAGGATTTCAAGGACCGCAACATGGTCAAGCCCTACGAGATCAACCTCATGGACGAGCTCACGCTGCGCGGTGTTACACAGTACTATGCCTTTGTCGAAGAAAGACAGAAAGTGCATTGTCTGAACACTCTCTTCTCCAAGCTCCAGATCAACCAGTCGATTATCTTTTGCAACTCGACCAACCGTGTCGAATTGCTAGCCAAGAAGATCACCGAGCTTGGCTATAGCTGCTTCTACTCGCACGCAAAGATGCTCCAAGCGCACCGAAACAGAGTCTTCCACGATTTCCGCAACGGTGCCTGCCGTAACCTGGTCTGCTCCGACTTGCTTACCCGAGGTATCGACATCCAGGCCGTCAACGTGGTTATCAACTTTGATTTCCCCAAGAACGCCGAAACCTATCTTCACCGAATCGGTCGTTCCGGCCGTTTCGGCCACCTCGGTCTCGCCATCAACCTCATCACGTACGAAGATCGATTCAATCTCTACCGCATCGAGCAGGAGCTGGGTACCGAGATCCAGCCCATTCCCAGCAACATTGACAAGAGGTTGTATGTTGCGCCTTCGCTCATTCAGGAGGCTGAGGGCAACAACCAGAATGGCAACAAGCAGGAGGGAAGGCCAGTGATTCCGCCAGGTCAGCAGGCCATGCATGCGGCTGCTATTCCGCTGAATCAAAACTTTACTAACACCGTCCCGCACAGGCACCGGAGTggaggcggcggtggtcggggtggaggaggaggagggcGGGGCGGGCCGCACGGTGGTGTACCTGCGCAATAG
- a CDS encoding uncharacterized protein (related to PAM17 - constituent of the TIM23 complex), whose product MPVAIAAARYAALSAGASSSRSAIMLSSSHRALSTSSKVASSSSSSNRGTFSPTSPILFSASSSSSSSSSPSSSRELSHLSWDKYLQLRRSRRLAGMVTTIPTTLLAGAAAGSYFLTLELDPTNAIAGLDPVYINAGLTLACTGLGWLIGPTVGNSIWGLLHRSDAKQIAQKDHDFYEHIKRNRVDPTRQSVQNPVPDYYGEKIGSIKQYRQWLRDQAAFRRKAAHGLEQDA is encoded by the coding sequence ATGCCGGTCGCaatcgctgctgctagaTACGCCGCTCTCTCTGCAGGCGCGTCTTCGTCTCGTTCAGCAATCATGCTGTCATCGAGCCACCGCGCCCTGtccacctcttccaaggttgcgagcagcagcagcagcagcaacagagGCACTTTCAGTCCTACATCTCCAATCCTGTTCTCggccagctcgtcatcatcttcatcatcttcgCCTTCATCCAGCCGAGAGTTGTCCCACCTCAGCTGGGACAAGTATCTGCAACTGCGCAGATCTCGTCGCCTTGCCGGCATGGTCACCACCATACCCACCACCCTTTTAgcaggcgctgctgccggcTCGTACTTCCTCACGCTTGAACTCGACCCCACAAATGCCATTGCTGGACTCGATCCGGTCTACATCAACGCCGGTCTCACACTCGCCTGTACTGGCTTGGGCTGGCTCATCGGTCCCACAGTAGGCAATTCAATTTGGGGTCTGCTTCATCGCAGCGACGCCAAGCAGATCGCACAGAAGGATCACGACTTCTACGAACATATCAAGCGAAACAGGGTGGATCCTACTCGTCAGTCGGTACAGAACCCAGTGCCAGATTACTACGGTGAAAAGATTGGCAGCATCAAGCAGTACAGACAGTGGTTGCGGGATCAAGCTGCGTTCCGAAGAAAGGCTGCTCATGGTCTTGAGCAAGACGCATGA
- a CDS encoding RNA polymerase specificity factor (related to MTF1 - mitochondrial RNA polymerase specificity factor): MKSIARSTHFSLAHLTVRLRNAVVTATSRRAALPSYQVALSSRTFGSTTVSSATSSSSSSVQGSVEIEDKKPKRKRRTREEIEAAKLAKAAFGVPIRSHRRTRRALSGTTVAQAEENPEQRAGKASSKDLIPEGQVNQKSRSVRLPVSEEGAAEQPLSAETMEELLLHMTYDHLPPRNEWKEEFPISKQHLTSYRYFVSNRSTIQDIISHLGITAPERNGEKVTVVEGYSGPGLFASELLKMPQVEKVIALEATPCYLKRIELLKEKLDEKQPGAGARLDTLTESAYLWDTYSHLVSSGKLAHLNNRVLTSDGRTVDFTTNEFVTGAHSDASWQKLSPVIFFTQLPNTVYGEQLFAQIVTAIATRSWLFRHGRIQLGFVCGESLAKRCVAEAGDRMFRGKLGTTVQCLADVQVHRYADDLSPHTHHFFPPTMSVGPRVTVAGSSIIPNSNPSTGLTRTGMAMMTVTPKAMPLVKPMEIEAFEFIARNLFILRTKPVAAALTHVAPGGQNVLKMTSPQQVEKGLIREDEVILPEEVVSDLTNVQWACLARMFEKWPFRPRHLFEEGRIKPDNKRRN, from the coding sequence ATGAAGTCAATAGCGAGATCGACACACTTCTCGCTAGCTCATCTTACCGTGAGATTGCGAAATGCGGTCGTTACAGCAACCTCGAGGCGTGCAGCTCTCCCTTCGTATCAAGTCGCGTTGTCGTCGAGGACTTTCGGATCGACCACGGTCTCCTCCGCGACAtcttcatcctcatcatccGTACAAGGGAGTGTTGAGATCGAAGACAAGAAGCCGAAACGCAAACGCCGGACAAGAGAAGAAATTGAGGCAGCAAAATTGGCCAAAGCGGCGTTTGGTGTACCCATTCGCAGTCATcggaggacgaggagagCTCTCAGTGGTACAACTGTCGCACAAGCTGAAGAAAATCCAGAGCAGCGTGCTGGAAAAGCTTCCTCTAAGGATCTGATTCCGGAAGGCCAAGTGAATCAAAAAAGCCGAAGCGTTCGCCTCCCCGTATCGGAAGAAGGTGCGGCCGAACAACCACTAAGCGCAGAAACGATGGAGGAGCTATTATTGCACATGACGTACGATCATCTACCACCCCGCAACGAATGGAAGGAGGAGTTTCCGATCTCTAAACAACATCTGACGAGCTATCGGTACTTTGTGAGCAATCGCTCCACCATTCAGGACATTATCTCGCATCTCGGCATCACAGCCCCGGAGCGTAATGGGGAGAAGGTGACTGTCGTTGAAGGATATTCTGGTCCGGGCTTGTTTGCTAGCGAATTGCTCAAGATGCCTCAAGTGGAAAAAGTGATTGCATTGGAAGCCACGCCGTGCTACCTGAAAcggatcgagctgctcaaagaAAAGTTGGATGAAAAGCAACCtggtgcaggtgcaagGCTTGATACGTTGACAGAATCAGCTTATTTGTGGGATACGTACAGTCACCTCGTATCTTCGGGAAAGCTGGCACATCTCAATAACCGCGTCTTGACTTCGGATGGAAGGACGGTTGACTTTACAACCAACGAGTTTGTCACTGGTGCTCACTCGGATGCGAGCTGGCAGAAGCTCTCGCCTGTGATTTTTTTCACTCAGCTGCCCAATACGGTCTACGGTGAGCAGCTGTTTGCACAAATCGTCACGGCCATCGCCACTCGAAGCTGGCTCTTTCGACACGGACGTATTCAGCTCGGCTTTGTCTGTGGCGAATCTTTAGCAAAGCGTTGTGTCGCTGAAGCGGGCGACAGGATGTTTCGAGGAAAGCTGGGTACTACGGTGCAATGTCTCGCCGATGTCCAAGTGCATCGCTACGCAGACGATCTGTCGCCTCACACGCATCACTTTTTCCCTCCCACCATGAGTGTCGGTCCACGCGTCACGGTAGCCGGCTCATCGATCATCCCCAACAGCAATCCATCCACCGGCCTCACGCGCACAGGAATGGCCATGATGACAGTGACACCCAAAGCCATGCCGCTGGTGAAGCCCATGGAAATCGAAGCATTCGAGTTTATCGCGCGCAATCTTTTCATTTTGCGCACCAAacctgtcgctgctgctttgacGCACGTCGCTCCCGGCGGTCAAAATGTTCTCAAGATGACCAGCCCACAACAAGTGGAAAAGGGCCTCATTAGGGAGGACGAGGTGATTCTGCCGGAAGAGGTTGTCAGCGATCTGACCAATGTTCAATGGGCTTGTTTAGCACGAATGTTTGAAAAGTGGCCTTTCCGTCCGAGGCACTTGTTTGAAGAGGGCAGAATCAAGCCGGATAACAAGCGCCGCAATTAG
- a CDS encoding uncharacterized protein (related to cell cycle control protein cwf23): protein MSSKIDDMDDAFRVLSLPITATEAEIKKAYRKLSLRYHPDKAGKDVDPVKAAARFHEINLAYETLMDPAARARAVQRNAQEAAKQERQEQYQGRRRQMADELERNEQQATQKRQDADKQARERIAKIAKLQAESRELIKRKQLEMEDIANQTQQALADKKRKEEERLKAAREPELHPLDKTVRIQFPSSQLAQLTGIADATKAPEDPLTTPLARTLSNQFGELDHLQFQLPSPGKKLKRELMALATFKELPSAWQAVVTGGEMRCTGLLEECFIGWAQYSRNSKTKDKIYVEPKRVVWYREHGILQPRDIGRIRPTVMQVEDTSTEQRPTESPSSSSVYSKAYEARTLQRLRDAIQQPSLAQAQAAQ from the coding sequence ATGTCGTCCAAAATCGATGATATGGACGACGCGTTCCGCGTCCTCTCGCTTCCTATTACAGCGACCGAGGCCGAAATCAAAAAGGCGTACCGCAAACTCTCACTCCGCTACCATCCGGACAAAGCTGGCAAAGATGTTGACCCGGTCAAAGCGGCAGCTCGCTTTCACGAGATAAATCTGGCCTATGAGACGCTCATGGATCCTGCTGCACGAGCGCGTGCTGTGCAGAGGAacgctcaagaagctgccaaaCAAGAACGACAAGAACAGTATCAAGGAAGGCGACGACAGATGgctgacgagctcgagcgcaacgagcagcaagctaCGCAGAAGCGCCAGGATGCTGATAAGCAAGCGAGAGAACGCATAGCTAAGATTGCCAAGCTGCAGGCAGAGTCACGCGAATTGATCAAACGCAAGCAGCTAGAGATGGAGGACATAGCGAATCAGACGCAACAAGCTCTCGCCGACAAGAAAAGgaaggaggaagagcgaTTGAAAGCGGCGAGAGAACCGGAGCTGCATCCGCTTGATAAGACAGTGAGAATCCAGTTCCCATCTTCACAGCTGGCTCAACTCACAGGCATTGCAGATGCCACCAAGGCTCCAGAGGATCCGCTAACAACGCCTTTGGCAAGGACTCTGTCAAACCAATTCGGAGAGCTGGATCACTTGCAATTCCAACTACCGTCACCGGGAAAGAAGTTGAAGAGAGAACTGATGGCTCTGGCAACTTTCAAAGAGCTACCTAGTGCATGGCAAGCGGTGGTGACGGGAGGCGAGATGCGATGCACCGGATTGCTCGAGGAGTGCTTCATCGGCTGGGCTCAGTACAGCAGGAATAGCAAAACAAAGGACAAGATCTATGTCGAGCCCAAGAGGGTTGTTTGGTACAGAGAACACGGAATCTTGCAACCGCGCGATATTGGTCGTATTCGACCCACTGTCATGCAAGTCGAGGACACGAGCACGGAGCAACGCCCAACAGAGTctccatcgtcatcatctgTCTATTCGAAAGCATACGAAGCTCGTACTTTACAAAGACTCAGAGATGCAATACAGCAGCCGTCTCtggctcaagctcaagctgctcaatAA
- a CDS encoding uncharacterized protein (related to IST1 - protein with a positive role in the multivesicular body sorting pathway), whose amino-acid sequence MVPYNGARTKVQLKLTIQRCKMLQEKKEAMAKQARRDISVLIEKGKLETARIKTEGIISEDIHLELLELMELYAETLLARFALLDLFTREPDVTILPALCAIIHAAPRTELKELHVLREMLMAKFGREFAQDVMDNKDGCVPERVMSKLIVETPDAKLVDLYILEICKAYDVPFSSPLLPETKVKEVEEANEAEEQADLDQEKVTNDNGDKLKTEKETSKATATATATTTTKAAKADGAAGDTQDKPRLQDSAPPRKKTDKEEYDSLEARFAALKRR is encoded by the exons ATGGTTCCCTACAATGGAGCTCGCACGAAAgtgcagctcaagctcaccaTTCAACGGTGTAAGATGCTCCAAGAGAAAAAG GAAGCCATggccaagcaagcaaggcgGGACATCTCTGTCCTCATCGAAAAGGGGAAACTCGAAACTGCGCGTATCAAAACAGAAGGCATCATCTCAGAAGACATCCATCTCGAACTGCTCGAACTCATGGAGCTCTACGCTGAAACGCTGCTCGCACGCTTCGCCCTGCTCGATCTATTCACGCGCGAACCGGATGTCACCATATTGCCAGCACTTTGCGCCATCATCCACGCTGCACCGCGTACCGAGCTGAAAGAGCTGCATGTACTACGCGAGATGCTCATGGCAAAGTTCGGCAGAGAGTTCGCTCAAGACGTCATGGATAACAAGGATGGATGCGTGCCAGAACGCGTGATGAGCAAGTTAATTGTCGAGACACCGGATGCCAAGCTGGTAGATCTGTATATACTTGAGATCTGCAAGGCGTACGATGTGCCATTTTCATCGCCTCTCTTGCCTGAAACAAAGGTCAAGGAGGTCGAGGAAGCAAACGAAGCAGAGGAGCAGGCAGACTTGGATCAGGAAAAGGTGACAAACGATAATGGAGATAAATTGAAGACGGAGAAAGAGACCAGCAAagcgacagcgacagcgacagcgacaacgacaacgaAAGCTGCAAAGGCGGatggagcagcaggcgaCACACAAGACAAGCCAAGACTGCAGGATTCGGCGCCACCACGCAAAAAGACGGACAAGGAAGAGTACGATTCGCTAGAAGCACGATTTGCTGCGCTCAAACGTCGGTGA
- a CDS encoding DNA primase subunit PRI1 (related to DNA primase 48K protein PRI1) has product MASAAVMPPSSALPAARPPPPDMDLDDDLPDNAFTSIDERAIEIRDSSDPMSMLSFYRRLFPWKQLFSWLNHDLAHMAATKCFTHREFAFTLQNEAYLRYNSFSSADELKKEVCRLNPARFEIGPVYTAKPKDRKTVQKASFKPVQRELVFDIDMTDYDEVRTCCSGKGICKRCWAFIAVAVQVLDEALRQDFGFKHLLWVYSGRRGIHCWISDKEAFQLADDARKAIVGWLEVIKGGANQVKKVDAGWMGGAGGRSLHPSLRRAIGGEGNESGPLKLAFVDTVLKDQDCFRSPEKWNILLQLLPSSEVEAIAKLRSKWERSPNRSSLEKWQDVMECAQRAGEYKSERIWRPCLEDIILQYTYPRIDAEVSKHLNHLLKSPFVVHPATGRVCVPLEPSKVFDFDPENGCPTVAQLLRELNAYEVTHKQASQAVKSNYKNEAHPAAAADNVKQDWEKTSLRPYVQRFEKHCNAIAKETRALRRAQQEQNATDF; this is encoded by the coding sequence ATggcttctgctgctgtcatGCCACCTTCCTCGGCGCTGCCGGCCGCACGCCCTCCACCGCCTGACATGGACTTGGACGATGACCTTCCGGACAACGCCTTCACCTCGAttgacgagcgagcaattgaaattcgtgactcgtcGGACCccatgtcgatgctcaGCTTCTACCGAAGACTCTTTCCATGGAAGCAGCTCTTCTCCTGGCTGAACCACGATTTGGCCCACATGGCTGCCACCAAATGTTTCACCCATCGCGAGTTTGCGTTCACACTCCAGAATGAAGCTTACCTGCGCTACAACTCCTTCTCCTCGGCtgacgagctcaagaaggaagTGTGCCGTCTCAACCCGGCGCGTTTTGAGATCGGTCCCGTCTACACCGCCAAGCCCAAGGATCGCAAGACTGTCCAAAAGGCATCCTTCAAGCCGGTGCAGCGCGAATTGGTGTTCGATATCGACATGACCGACTACGACGAGGTGCGAACCTGTTGTTCGGGAAAGGGAATCTGCAAGCGTTGTTGGGCATTCATTGCTGTGGCGGTGCaagtgctcgacgaggcgctgAGGCAAGACTTTGGTTTCAAGCATCTGCTCTGGGTCTACTCGGGTCGACGTGGCATTCACTGCTGGATCTCGGACAAGGAGGCATTTCAACTTGCCGACGATGCACGAAAGGCGATCGTCGGCTGGCTTGAGGTGATCAAGGGTGGTGCCAATCAGGTCAAGAAGGTTGATGCTGGCTGGATGGGAGGCGCTGGAGGAAGGAGTCTGCACCCGAGCTTGCGACGTGCCATCGGAGGAGAGGGTAACGAGAGTGGACCTTTGAAACTTGCGTTTGTCGACACGGTGCTCAAGGACCAAGATTGCTTCCGCTCGCCTGAAAAGTGGAACATTTTGCTACAATTGCTTCCATCTTCGGAAGTCGAGGCAATCGCAAAGCTTCGCTCCAAGTGGGAACGCTCTCCCAATCGATCCAGTCTGGAAAAATGGCAGGACGTCATGGAATGTGCGCAAAGAGCAGGCGAGTACAAGAGCGAACGTATTTGGCGTCCTTGTCTCGAAGACATCATTCTGCAGTACACGTATCCACGTATCGATGCAGAAGTATCCAAGCACCTGAATCACTTGCTCAAGTCGCCCTTTGTCGTGCACCCGGCCACCGGCAGGGTGTGCGTACCGCTCGAGCCATCCAAGGTGTTTGATTTCGACCCTGAAAACGGTTGTCCCACAGTAGCACAGCTGCTCCGAGAGTTGAACGCATACGAGGTCACGCACAAGCAGGCATCGCAAGCCGTCAAGAGCAACTACAAGAACGAAGCCCAtccggcagcagctgctgacAATGTCAAGCAAGACTGGGAAaagacgagcttgcgaCCCTATGTGCAGCGCTTTGAAAAGCACTGCAATGCAATCGCCAAAGAGACGCGTGCGCTGAGAAGAGCGCAACAGGAACAGAATGCTACCGACTTCTAG